GGGAGTTCTTCGCCAGAAGACCCTAGAGCCGGAAGGTTAATGTTTTTGCCCGTAGCCGAAATGGTAAGCCTCTCATCGACGACACCAAGAACACCTGCATCCAATCCAAATGTGGCATCCGACCCATAACCCATTATGGAAAGCGCCATCCCCTTTGCTGAAACTCCGAACGACATACCATGCATGTAGAAACCACAGCCCAGACCCAGAATCGATTCTCTGTACACCTTGTTCCCGAAGCTACTCGCGTAAGCGCCAAAACGGCCAATGTTAACCTCACCACAAACGAATGTCAGGTCGGGTTCACCAAATAGTTCTGTAGCAAATGTGGCCACAGAGACTCCACTGTTCAGGCCCAGAGTTGATGGATTGGTGCACAAACTGAAAGCGTCCAACAGTGCGCTCGTAGCATTGCCCATGGCATGCGCCCTGGCGCCCACAGGTATATCCTCAAACGCAGCATAGCAGGTGACACCAAGAGAAACAAAGAGGCTTATACATACAATTTTTTGAATCACGCCCGCAAAGGTGAGACCCTGATCATTTTTGAACCTATAAAGGGAGAACAGCTCAGAACCACTCTCCTCGATCAAAGATGGAGTGGCAAACGCCGAGGCTACTGCTCATGTCTTGGGGCCAGGCGTCACTCCAGAGGAACAATAGAAAGATGGACCTTTCCCAAATACGCTTTCTTCAAATTGTATACCCACTGTGCCCTGTATCCAGCGTTTATTCTGTGTCTTTTGATTAGACCCATGTACCAGAGTACAAGTTCGCCCGACTCCTCGTTGACCGAGGCGCCTTTGTACTCGAAATTGACAAAGCTTGCCCCGCTCTTCTCTTTGGGGTACAGATGCACACAGACTTCGTTCATGATTTGTGAATGCTTCTCAATTCTCTTTCTCTGGGCAACTATTTGTCTATCATAGTCTGAAGGTGAGTAAAGCATACTGCTCTTCTGCGGGTACTTTCCAGCGTGCGCCATCGAATAGTCGCCACGCTCAACCATTCTCAAAACGTCACTGTATGGGGAACAGCACAGAAGAAGTGCAAATGAAATGCAGATGAAGGTCAAAAGAAGCCTGTTCACTCTTCTTTAGAACCTTCCTCTGTTACTTCTTTCTTGCCATACTTCTTCATGAACTTCTCAACTCTTCCAGCAGTGTCCACAAACTTTTGCTTGCCGGTGAAAAAGGGATGGCAGGCAGAACATATCTCCACTCGGAGGTCTTTGACTGTGGAACGGGTCTCGATAACATTTCCGCACGCACATGTTATTGTGGTATCAAAGTATTCTGGATGTATCTTGTCCTTCATGGCATCCTTTCTCCTCTATCAGACGCTCATTGCCTTCAAGAAAACCTTATTGCTTTTGGTCTCATGCATCTTATTGATCAGGAATTCCATCCCTTCTAGTGGGTTCATCTCGTTGAGGAACTTCCTGAGTATCCAAACACGGTTGAGCTCATCCTCAGTAAGTAGTAGCTCTTCCTTCCTGGTGCCTGATTTGTTCAGGTCAATTGCGGGAAATACCCTCCTGTCGGCGAGCTTTCTGTCGAGAACGAGTTCCATATTTCCAGTTCCCTTGAACTCTTCGAATATCACATCGTCCATTCTGGAGCCGGTCTCAATGAGAGCTGTAGCGAGAATGGTGAGACTGCCGCCACTTTCGATATTTCTTGCGGCTCCAAAGAATCTCTTGGGCTTCTGAAGAGCATTGCTGTCCACGCCCCCGGACAGTGTCTTCCCGCTGTGGGGTATCACCACATTGTGGGCTCTGGCAAGACGGGTTATCGAATCGAGAAGAATGACCACATCTCTTTTCTGTTCGACCGCACGCCGCGACTTTTCAAGAACCATTTTCGCCACCTGGACATGGCGCTCGGCAGGTTCATCGAAAGTGGATGAAACGACCTCACCCTTGACATTCCTCTCCATATCAGTCACTTCTTCAGGCCGCTCATCAATCAGGAGAATAACGAGATCTATCTCTGGATGGTTCTCTGTGATGCTGTTGGCAATCTTCTGGAGAAGGATCGTCTTTCCTGCCCTGGGAGGAGAAACTATCAGCCCCCTCTGCCCCTTCCCAACCGGAGTCAGAAGGTCGACTACGCGCATATCCAGGTCC
This genomic interval from candidate division TA06 bacterium contains the following:
- a CDS encoding transcription termination factor Rho, with product MDFSELKGKTIPQLYAVSKDLGVSGYAGLRKQELIFRIIQAQAEANGLIFGEGVLEVLEDGYGFLRSPDYSYLPGPDDIYVSPSQIKKFDLKTGDMVSGQIRPPKNSERFFALLKVEAVNHENPLVAKERILFDNLTPLYPTERVHLETKNEDLDMRVVDLLTPVGKGQRGLIVSPPRAGKTILLQKIANSITENHPEIDLVILLIDERPEEVTDMERNVKGEVVSSTFDEPAERHVQVAKMVLEKSRRAVEQKRDVVILLDSITRLARAHNVVIPHSGKTLSGGVDSNALQKPKRFFGAARNIESGGSLTILATALIETGSRMDDVIFEEFKGTGNMELVLDRKLADRRVFPAIDLNKSGTRKEELLLTEDELNRVWILRKFLNEMNPLEGMEFLINKMHETKSNKVFLKAMSV
- the rpmE gene encoding 50S ribosomal protein L31, with product MKDKIHPEYFDTTITCACGNVIETRSTVKDLRVEICSACHPFFTGKQKFVDTAGRVEKFMKKYGKKEVTEEGSKEE